In Deltaproteobacteria bacterium, the DNA window CAGCGCGCTCTTCCGCCTCGGCGGCCGACGGGCCGGACCCGCGCCGCCGTCTCGGCCAGCTCCGCCGCGAGGCCGGCCAGCAGGTGCCGCACGATCGCGGAGAATACGTCGTCGAGGTCGCGTGTGAGGAGGTACGGCATGTGGGCGGCCACCTCGGCGACGTCCTCGGAACGGAGCGGCTGGCCGTCGCCGCGGTCGAGCGCCCGCAGCGCCTGGACGTAGAACGAGGGCGAGAACGTCGGCCCGCGGATCTCGGCCGAGACGAAGCCGAGCGTGCTCCACATGATCTCGCGGCAGGCACGGGCGGCGTCGCGGCCCTCGAACCCGGCGGCGCGCAGGATGCCGAGCAGGGTGTTCGTCGCGCGCAGCAGCGCCGGGGCGTAGTGACCCTGCTGCATGAGGATCGACACGACCTTGGGCGACCGACGGAGGTGGTTGCGCAGCGAATGCATCCACGCCGCCACGCGGTCCGTCCAGGCGCCGCGCGCGGGGAGGTCGAAGTCCAGACCCTCGAGGGCCTCGGCGACGATGGCGCTCAGGAGGTCGTCCTTGCTGCGCACGTGCCGGTAGAGCGACATCGGCGCCGTTCCGAGGGCGTCGGCGAGGGCGCGCATGCTGAGCCCGTCGGGGCCGCTCGTCCCGAGCAGCTCGAGGGCGATCTCGACGATGCGCTCGCGCGTCAGCCGCGCGTCGGTCAGTGATTTCGCTGAGCGTTTCCCGGGCATGAAACCCTTGACGATCCAGGTGCGTACTGAGTAGCGTACGGCGTACGCGCGGTGCAAGGGGCGACCATGTGGTTCGAGATGCGCAAGGAGGACCTCGGCTTCCGCGATCGAGCGCCCGTGGTCCACGTGGCCGAAGCCGAGGTGCCGGCCGCGCGAGTGGTGGTGTTCATGGCTCTCGTGGAGCCAGCGTCCTGGAAGCACTGGTTCCCGAACGTTCGAGGAGTGTCGTACGCGACCCCGGCGCCCCACGGCGTCGGGACGGTCCGCGAGGCCAACTTCAGCGGCACGCACTGGATCGAGGAGATGATCGCCTGGGACGAGCCCGCACGCTGGGCGTGGACGGTGACGCGCGCCTCGGTGCCCTTCGCGAAAGCGCAGGTCGAGTCGTTCGAGCTGACGGAGGCGACCGGCGGAACCCGCGTCCGCTGGACGCTCGCGCTCGAGCCACGCCTGCTCGCACGCCTCGGCTCGCCGCTCGCCGCCCGCACGATCCCCCGCCTGTTCCGGCGCGCGATGGAGAACCTCGGCGCCTACCTGAACCGCGTGCCGGCCGGCGCGCTGCCGCCAGGCGGCCGATGAGTGGCCGGCTCCGGGTGCTCGTCCAGATCCGCGGCGCGCTGGCGAGACGTATCGCGGAGGCCTTGCCGGACGTCGAGGTCCTGCCGATCCCTTCGGAGGGCGATCTCCCTCCGGACGTCGCGGGCGAGGTGCTCCTGACCTTGCCCTGGGGGAGCCCCAACCTGGCCCGTGCACTCGGCCGCGGTGTCCGCTGGGTGCATGCCCTCGGCACCGGAGTCGACGCGTTCCCGCTTCATCTCCTCACCGATCAGACGCTCACCTGCTCGCGCGGCGGGAGCGCCATCCCGATCGCGGAATGGGTGCTGGCCGTGATGCTGGCGTTCGAGAAGCATCTTCCCGACGCCTGGATCCACGCCATTCCCGCCGAGCGCTGGGGCCGGATGGCCCTCGGCACGCTGCACGGGAAGACGCTCGGTCTCGTCGGCCTCGGCGGCATCGGCGCCGCCGTGGCCGAGCGCGCGCTGCCCTTCGGCATGCGAGTGCGCGCCTGCCGGCGGACGGCCGCTCCCGCACCGATTCCGGGCGTCGACGTGGTCGGGTCCCTCGCCGAGCTGGTGGCGTCCTCCGACCACGTGGTGCTCGCCGCTCCGTCCACGCCGGCCACCCGCCACCTCTTCGACCGCGAGATCTTCGCCGCGACGAAGCCGGGCGCTCACCTCGTCAACGTGGCGCGCGGCGCGCTCGTCGACCAGGAGGCGCTGCGCGCGGCACTGGACGACGGTCGGGTCGCGATGGCGTCGCTCGATGCCGTCGAGCCGGAGCCCCTGCCCGAGGGCCACTGGATGTACGGCCACCCGCGGGTGCGCCTCAGCCCGCACGTCTCCTGGTCCATGCCCGGCGCGGCCGAGCTGCTGGTCGAGCCCTTCATCGACAACCTCCGCCGCTGGCGCGACGGCGAGCCGCTGACGGGCGTGGTCGATCGCGAGGCGGGGTACTGAAGGAGCCCGCATGGACAGACCCGAGCGCATCCTCGGCAACGTCGCCACCCGTCTCCTGCTCGAGAACGACCGCGTGCGCATCTGGGAGATGGACCTCGCGCCCGGCGCGCGGTCGGCCACGCACCGGCACGAGGTGGACTACGTGCTGGTCCAGATCGAGGGAGATCGCATCGCGGCCATGCCCGAGCCGGATTCGAGTGGGGCGTACACCGAGTACATCGAGGCCGACGTCGTGCCGGGAAAGGCGCGCTACATCAGGCGCGGCGGCATCGAGACCGCCATCAATATCGGTCAGCGACGCTACCGCGAGATCCTGATCGAGCTGAAGTAGCGGCGCGCATGCTGCTCCTCGGAGACATCCTGCGCCGGCACGCCGCCGTCCGCGGCGACAAGATCGCGTACCTCGTCGGCCCCGACCGCGTGACGTACCGCGCTTTCCATGCGCGCTCGAACCAGCTCGCCCGCGCGCTCGCGCGCCTGGGCGTCGGCCGCAGCGACCGGGTCGCCGTCATCGCGACGAACCGGACCGAGTACCCGATCATCTACTTCGCGGCGATCAAGCTCGGCGCGATCGTCGTCCCGGTGAACAGCCGCTTCGCCGCGGCCGAGGTTGCGACCATCGTCGGCCACGCCGAGGCGGAGACGTTCTTCGTGGCGCCGGAGTTCGCGGACCTCGTCGGGACGCTCCGGGCGGAGGGCCGTCTGCCGGGCGTGCACCGGTTCGTCGCCATCGGAGGGGGTCTCGACGCCCTGGCCGACGCGGAGCCGACCGACGACGTGGCGACCACCGTCGACGAGCACGACCCGCACGTGATGCTCTACACCAGCGGCACCACGGGATCGCCGAAG includes these proteins:
- a CDS encoding SRPBCC family protein; this encodes MWFEMRKEDLGFRDRAPVVHVAEAEVPAARVVVFMALVEPASWKHWFPNVRGVSYATPAPHGVGTVREANFSGTHWIEEMIAWDEPARWAWTVTRASVPFAKAQVESFELTEATGGTRVRWTLALEPRLLARLGSPLAARTIPRLFRRAMENLGAYLNRVPAGALPPGGR
- a CDS encoding dihydrofolate reductase produces the protein MSGRLRVLVQIRGALARRIAEALPDVEVLPIPSEGDLPPDVAGEVLLTLPWGSPNLARALGRGVRWVHALGTGVDAFPLHLLTDQTLTCSRGGSAIPIAEWVLAVMLAFEKHLPDAWIHAIPAERWGRMALGTLHGKTLGLVGLGGIGAAVAERALPFGMRVRACRRTAAPAPIPGVDVVGSLAELVASSDHVVLAAPSTPATRHLFDREIFAATKPGAHLVNVARGALVDQEALRAALDDGRVAMASLDAVEPEPLPEGHWMYGHPRVRLSPHVSWSMPGAAELLVEPFIDNLRRWRDGEPLTGVVDREAGY
- a CDS encoding TetR family transcriptional regulator yields the protein MHRAYAVRYSVRTWIVKGFMPGKRSAKSLTDARLTRERIVEIALELLGTSGPDGLSMRALADALGTAPMSLYRHVRSKDDLLSAIVAEALEGLDFDLPARGAWTDRVAAWMHSLRNHLRRSPKVVSILMQQGHYAPALLRATNTLLGILRAAGFEGRDAARACREIMWSTLGFVSAEIRGPTFSPSFYVQALRALDRGDGQPLRSEDVAEVAAHMPYLLTRDLDDVFSAIVRHLLAGLAAELAETAARVRPVGRRGGRAR